One stretch of Rhizophagus irregularis chromosome 6, complete sequence DNA includes these proteins:
- a CDS encoding uncharacterized protein (BUSCO:EOG092C0C7Z): MNNTYVFEDKRVSVLLDQATEKQKEVQTRLDALNSFKQLVEEQSIILQPEILHTISGLLRDSVNEIKEWIVDFLDFTFMKIGLSRTLRKDSLEKVLPSIGYIINYESSPAIIKKAILWNASVYPLIFERVVENASDSTSLWNISLSIKSQIMRFFDSENTSQGIKFCAVKYLVTVAKVQSRRMPDSLGKPEEDISLSHCHSLHPILDLQYLEKESISIVNGMLTVMRTESSSVITAIINAFGPLLRVRPQYVLTFVNHVVSWTKIPERNLRLSQFQIRSVNKSMKVQLMALLRIHENATFVMEILNAIIALGGKNDPSKFPRQFRRHLQRDSIEENGRGAVQRIPNTQQSNISFDPSQFALPFVVEVICLVLKTIPQERLNQAKKAIQERNAKQAALAAPSVPQPETESKPKVRDQKPRDPRLEEEEEEDDDDEYDAGNAIIVEDDRLERVINEIVQEIPLDSDSDLSVEMEDKKFKYEPTSPPYEVNDMDIEDVYNDDIAAEPPKSDMMEDITPTPPEVESTPEPQVVSIPAFKFQPYALPPPESLSHDQSNSFIKNAFENILDVEAALSADVKDKRSNVVLTTLSNGKRLSKSQLHIMASRFLTRGLETFEDDRKQFDDLRELVIKFILKDFRNKTDFALTWLDEEWYHDSIMLRKDPSYKSNYSIWLCRLLDRIMPALEDRIFTQFLLDVPELFEDAVDRIKIFCNDPDRSSLGFTTLSELIELRPPARPFCLKILLAYCLHKDERPRSSAITTANKWFPVHPVIGGEVESFALQSLKQLTQEVPPPTYDYHYHHSEVSELAKEEVKDEEKKWTQIDVERHLDLFLSLCAKKRQLFEKLVSIYIESSDSIQKFIRNYSQKIIDTIGLTGLIELFQTFPDGAEDFVLRLLIVYTNKTVQPPTQLINTAKSVIVQRNLDGRFLFPIIAYFEKEEILRHLPKVILTLDATEKQREIVKKVFSKIITISAKTPTPLEPRELLVFLHQLKQNEVPLKHSVEAIHVCFKLTNIFTSQILGAVLQHLSVQPELPPPFMRTVTLSVRAYKNLSGFVNELLLRYINQIWQNEMLRKGFILYCTEYCLKIQPNDFKFLLRLPKTQILDVLEQSDSTLKKQFRNTILESNADQRRLLPGYLIELLEINN; the protein is encoded by the exons CAAGCTacagaaaaacaaaaagaagtACAAACAAGATTAGATGCTTTGAATTCATTTAAACAATTAGTTGAGGAacaaagtattatattacagCCCGAAATATTACATACAATTAGTGGTTTATTGCGAGATTCtgtaaatgaaataaaagaatggATTGTAGATTTTTTGGATTTTACTTTTATGAAAATTGGATTATCGCGGACATTACGGAAAGATA GTTTAGAAAAAGTGTTACCTTCCATAGGATATATTATCAACTACGAATCATCTCCtgctataattaaaaaagcaaTACTTTGGAATGCGTCAGTTTATccattaatatttgaaagagt AGTCGAAAATGCATCAGATTCCACTTCTCTTTGGAATATTTCTTTATCTATCAAGTCTCAAATAATGAGATTTTTTGATTCAGAAAATACTAGTCAAGGCATTAAATTTTGTGCCGTTAAGTACCTTGTAACGGTTGCAAAAGTTCAATCTCGTCGTATGCCGGATtctttg GGTAAACCTGAAGAAGACATTTCGTTGTCCCATTGTCATTCTTTACATCCCATATTGGATTTACAATATCTTGAAAAAGAGTCAATTTCAATCGTTAATGGAATGTTGACAGTAATGCGAACAGA ATCAAGTAGCGTCATTACGGCTATAATCAATGCGTTTGGACCCTTATTGAGGGTAAGACCACAATATGTCTTAACATTTGTTAATCATGTTGTATCATGGACTAAAATCCCGGAAAGAAACTTGCGTTTAAGTCAATTTCAGATTAGGAGTGTTAATAAGTCTATGAAGGTGCAATTGATGGCATTATTAAG AATACATGAAAATGCAACTTTCGTTATGGAAATTCTTAATGCTATAATTGCATTAGGAGGCAAGAATGATCCTTCCAAGTTTCCAAGACAGTTCCGTAGGCATTTACAAAGAGATTCTATTGAAGAAAATGGACGTGGAGCTGTACAAAGGATTCCAAATACTCAACAATCAAATATTAGT tttgATCCTTCGCAATTTGCGCTTCCTTTTGTTGTTGAAGTCATTTGTTTAGTTTTAAAAACGATTCCACAAGAAAGATTGAATCAAGCTAAAAAG GCAATACAAGAACGAAATGCCAAACAAGCAGCATTAGCAGCACCATCAGTACCGCAGCCTGAAACTGAATCAAAACCAAAAGTTCGGGATCAAAAACCACGTGATCCACGTTTAGAAGAGGAGGAAGAAgaggatgatgatgatgagtaTGACGCGGGTAATGCGATCATTGTTGAAGATGACAGATTGGAAAGAGTGATAAATGAAATAGTTCAAGAAATACCTTTAGATTCTGATTCTGATTTATCAGTTGAAATggaagataaaaaattcaaatatgaaCCTACGTCTCCTCCATATGAAGTTAATGATATGGATATCGAGGATGTTTACAATGATGATATTGCTGCAGAGCCACCGAAATCAGATATGATGGAAGATATAACTCCAACTCCACCTGAAGTCGAATCAACGCCGGAACCACAAGTTGTTTCTATTCCCGCTTTCAAATTTCAACCTTATGCCCTTCCACCTCCTGAATCTTTATCACATGATCAATCTAattctttcataaaaaatgcctttgaaaatatattggaCGTTGAAGCTGCGTTATCTGCTGATGTAAAAGATAAACGTTCGAATGTTGTTCTGACAACTTTGTCTAATGGGAAACGACTGTCAAAGTCACAATTGCACATAATGGCTTCAAGGTTTTTGACGCGAGGTCTTGAGACTTTTGAGGATGATCGTAAACAATTTGATGATTTAAGAGAATTGGTCATTAAATTCATACTGAAAGATTTCAGAAATaa AACGGATTTTGCGTTAACATGGCTTGACGAGGAATGGTATCATGACTCCATCATGTTGCGTAAAGACCCATCATAT aaatccAATTACTCAATTTGGTTATGTAGATTGTTAGACAGGATTATGCCAGCACTTGAAGATCGTATATTTACACAATTTCTCTTAGATGTTCCCGAATTGTTTGAAGATGCTGTTGATCGCATCAAGATCTTTTGTAACGATCCTGATAG GAGTTCTCTTGGATTCACTACTCTAAGCGAATTGATCGAACTTCGGCCACCAGCAAGACCATTTTGTCTAAAAATCCTATTAGCATATTGTCTGCATAAAG ATGAACGGCCAAGAAGTTCCGCTATTACTACCGCTAACAAATGGTTTCCAGTTCATCCAGTGATTGGTGGCGAGGTTGAATCTTTTGCATTACAGTCATTAAAACAACTTACCCAAGAGGTACCGCCTCCAACGTACGactatcattatcatcatagtGAAGTTTCAGAATTAGCAAAGGAAGAAGTAAAAGACGAGGAAAAGAAATGGACACAAATAGACGTAGAGCGACATCttgatttatttctttctttgtgtgcaaaaaaaagacaattatttgaaaa attagtTTCAATCTACATCGAATCATCAGATTCCATTCAAAAGTTTATTCGTAATTACtcacaaaaaattattgatacaATTGGGTTAACTggattaatagaattattccAAACTTTTCCAGACGGTGCTGAAGATTTTGTATTGAGATTATTAATCGTATATACAAATAAGACAG TGCAACCGCCAACACAGTTAATAAATACTGCAAAGTCTGTAATTGTACAGAGAAATCTAGATGGAAGATTTCTATTTCCGATTATTGCATACTTTGAAAAG gaagAAATATTACGACATCTTCCTAAAGTCATATTAACGCTTGATGCAACAGAAAAACAGAgagaaattgtaaaaaaagttttctcgAAGATTATAACAATTTCTGCAAAAACTCCTACACCACTGGAACCAAGAGAATTGTTGGTTTTTTTACATCAATTGAAGCAAAATGAAGTTCCATTAAAACACTCTGTTGAAG cAATTCATGTGTGCTTTAAGTTAACAAATATATTCACTTCACAAATATTGGGTGCGGTGTTGCAGCATTTATCTGTACAACCCGAATTGCCACCACCTTTTATGAGAACG gtgacATTGAGTGTTAgagcatataaaaatttatctggATTTGTAAATGAATTATTGTTGCGATATATTAATCAGATTTGGCAGAATGAGATGTTACGTAAAGGATTTATATTGTATTGTACAGAATATTGCCTTAAG ATACAAccaaatgattttaaattcttattaCGATTACCTAAAACTCAAATATTAGACGTATTAGAACAAAGTGATAGTACGTTAAAAAAGCAATTTAGAAACACTATATTAGAATCTAATGCAGATCAAAGACGGTTACTACCAGGATATTTGATTGAATTGTTagaaatcaataattaa